ATAACAAAATAGAGCGATAAACCCGATATCCAAAAGCCCCACAAATAAACAACCCCCCGCACTTCAAATAGTGCAGGGGGCTCCTTAACCTAAACTAACAATCCAAATAATTGACTATCTTTATTCACTTCAGTAAATTCGAAACCGTTGATACGCATGCGATCGATTAATCCTTGATAATCCTCAGGCTTACTTACTTCAATCCCGACTAGAGCAGGGCCGCTTTCTTTATTGTTTTTCTTTGTGTATTCAAATGTTGTAATATCATCATTTGGTCCAAGAACAACCGTTAAGAATTGGCGTAGTGCTCCTGCACGTTGTGGGAAGTTTACAATGAAGTAATAAAGTAAACCTTCATACAATAAAGATTTCTCTTTGATTTCCGCCATACGGCTAATATCGTTGTTACCACCAGTAATAACAGCAACGACAGATTTTCCTTTAATTTCATCAGCATATAGATCAATTGCTGAAATTGGAAGGGCGCCAGATGGTTCTGCAACGATTGCATGTTTGTTGTATAAATCAAGAATTGTGGTACTCACTTTTCCCTCTGGGACTAGTAGGATGTCATCTAAATATTGATGGCATATTTCATAAGTTTTTTGGCCGACGCATTGCACAGCAGTACCATCACAAAATTTGTCGATTTTCGCTAAGGTCGTTGGGCCACCGTTTTCAAAAGCTGCTTGCATACTTGCGGCACCTGCTGGTTCAACACCAATTATTTTAGTAGAAGGGGATAGGTTTTTCACATAGGCTGCAATGCCTGACATTAATCCGCCGCCACCGATTCCACCAAATACATAATCGATTGGCTCTTCGATATCGTTCATAAACTCTACTGCTACCGTTCCTTGCCCTGCAATTACATCTAAATCGTCGAAGGGATGAATGAAAATCATTTCATGCTCCTCGCAATAATCCTTTGCAGCGGCTGCAGAGTCATCAAATGTGTCTCCAGCTAAAATGATTTCTATACTATCGCGTCCGAACATACGAACTTGGTCGACCTTTTGTTTTGGTGTTGTTAAAGGCATGAAAATCGCACCTTTAATATTTAAATGTGCACATGCAAAGGCAACACCCTGTGCATGATTCCCAGCACTCGCACAGACAACACCGCTTTGGCGTGCTTCATTTTCAATTTTTTTAATTTTATAGTATGCACCGCGTAACTTAAACGAACGAACATGTTGTAAATCCTCGCGTTTAATGTAAATGTTAGCACCGTACTTTTCTGATAAATATTCATTTTTTTGAAGAGGTGTATGTAATACTACGTCTTTCAAAAGATGATAAGCTTTTAAAATGTTTTCCACTGCAAAAGTCTTTGTATCTGCAACTTCCATCGTCTTGTTACCTCCGTAATTGTAAGAACATTTATTCATTTTAACATAAAATCAATAGTATTTTCACAAATATTATGTGAATTCAAAAAATATACTCAATCAATCAAACCTACTTATATAAAAAAAGAAGCTTACTCATATAAAAGAGTAGCTTCTTTAAAACTTAAAATATTAAATGTGCAATCAATGCGATAATCGGCATCGAAATAAGTGTACGAATCAAGAAAATAAGGAATAGATCCCATATTTTTAATGGAAGCTTAGTACCTAGAATCAGACCGCCTACCTCAGACATGTAAATTAACTGTGTTACAGAAATTGTAGCAATAAAGAACCGAGTCATATCAGATTCTATGCCAGCACCTAAAACAGAAGGTAATAGCATGTCAGCAAACCCTACGATCATTGTTTGAGCTGCAGCGCCAGCCTCTGGAATTTGTAGAAGAGCTAAAATCGGCTCAAAAGGCATACCTAAAATTTTGAAGAAGCTTGTATACTCTGCAAGTACTAACGCAATAGTACCAAAAGCCATAATAATTGGCGTAATTGCAAACCACATTTCAAGAACGTTTTTAAAGCCTGATGCAAGAACTCTTCCTAAGTTTTTATTGCTATCTGCCTTTTCTAATGCATTTTGTAGGCCTAATGAAAAAACATTGTGACCTTCTGGAATTGCTTCACGGTTTTCATCTGGCTTACTGCCATCAAAATTCAAATCAGGTTTACGACTTAAAGGGAAAACACGTGGCATAATAAATGCTAAAATGATTCCAGTCAAAATTACTGTTCCATAAAATTGTAAAAAGTAATTATTTAAGTCGACCGTTTCTAAAACAACAAAACAGAATGTAATCGAAACAACGGAGAACGTCGTAGCAATGGTTGCTGCTTCTCTAGCTGTATAGTTTCCTTCTTCGTATTGTCTACTTGTTAGTAAAACACCAATTGTACCGTCTCCAACCCATGATGCTAAACAGTCAATAGCAGAACGACCTGGAATTTTGAATAGTGGACGCATTACTTTTACCATCATAGACCCAAAGAACTCTAGTAATCCAAAATCAGTTAATAATGGCAATAACAAACCTGCAAAAAAGAATAATGAAAACATCATTGTAACTAATCCGCCATCTGGACTAAGTAGTAATCCAGAAGTATTGTCACTCATTAAGCTTTCAGGACCAAATTGGAATAAATACATCGCTGCGAAAATAACAGCAAGCACACGCATGATTGTCCAAAACCAATTTACGCGAAATAGAGAATCGAAAATTGTATGTCTTTCTTTTCTAGGAATAAATTGCATAATAATCGAACCAATTGCTGCAATAATAAACACTGCAAATGCAAACCAATGAATAAAAGGCATAACAGCACTAGATAGCATGTTGGCTAAATATGCAATTGGAACCTTCAACCCATCAGGTGTATTAAATGGTGTGATGAATAAGAAAACGCCTAAAATAGAAAGGGCAAGAAATAAAAACCATGTATAAGGTGTAATTTTTTTTGTCATTTTTATATACCTCGATTAATAATATAACTAATATTCAATATTGAATATTTATACACTATAACGTGAAGTTATTCATATGTCTACATGTATAGAAAAAGAAATATTATTCAGAAAAATCTGAGTTTAAGTCCTCCTAATTCATTGCTATTTTGTGGATTGAAAGTATGGATTATTCAAAGAGGAGAAAGTTTCATTTGAGGAGAAAAAAGGCAGGAATGATTCACTCCTGCCTCAAAATTTCAAAATATAGTATTTGTAACGCGTGGCTTAATATCTTTAATCATTAAATGTGTAAAGATAATAAGACTCGATATTAAACCAACTATCGCTCATCGGTTTTCCTTCTTCAATACGATGTATCGTTTCTTCCATCATCCAAGCTGTTTGAGATTTATGTGCGATAAGAGCAGCTTCTTTATCTTTTCGTACAGATTTTACATCATGCACGATTGTTGGCAGACCTAAGTCATCAACGGTGTTATTTGCGAAGGCAGCTGCGTAAATACGCGGACGCACACTTTTCTCCATACGACGAACAGCCTCAACAACAGCTCGTGCTGTTGCTTCATGATCGGGATGTACTGCATATCCTGGGTAGAAGGTGATGATTAAAGACGGGTTTAGTTCATTGATTAAATCTGTCACTAGCTTCACCATTTTTTCATCATCTTCAAATTCTACGGTTTTATCACGTAAGCCCATCATGCGTAAATCCTCAATGCCCATTGCCTCGCAAGCAGCGATTAGCTCCTTACGACGAATTTCAGGTAATGATTCACGAGTTGCAAATGGGGGATTGCCTAGATTACGTCCCATTTCTCCTAAAGTTAAGCAAGCATATGTAACGGGAATCCCCATATTACGGTAAAGTCGAATTGTTCCTGCAGAAGAAAATGCTTCATCATCTGGATGCGGGAAAACGACTAATACATGATTTTCAGGTTGTAATGTCATCAGTTCATCACTCCTTAGTAAGTAAATGGCGTTTCACTTATTTCAAGTGCAACGGCAAGTTTTCCAGTATAGTCTAATCCAGCCATTAAAAGTCGACCTTGTTCATCCAGTTCGTAATGAGTAATGCCTTGAGCATAAACCCAACCATGCTCCATTTTTAATCCGACGCGATGAGGGGAATCAGCGACAACTTTTCCTAATTCATAGCGAATTTTTGCATTGCGAATAAAAGCCCCTGCGTTAAAAACTTGCTCATTAAAATGCGTAGCATAAGCCCCATTCGTTGTTTCTAAATGAATATAGACGTCTTTGTTCGCAAAAGAATTAAGCAGTTCCTGGAGCTCGTTCATTTGTACTTCCTTCATCCTAATTCTCCTTTCCACATCTATGTATATTATAGTATAGTAAAAATTTCTAATTAATGAAATGAAAAAGCAGTGCGAAATGATGTCACACTGCTTTTTGTGTATCTTATCCCTCTGAAGATATACACATTTGCTGTTTTTTTTGATACACACATTATAGAGTATTCCAAATTTCCATAAATATACCACTATAGAGTGGAACGTTAAATTTCTCTAATTGTTACTTCTGGTGCACCTAAGCGAGGCTTTGCACCATGGTATACAGGGCCAACAAATTCGTTTAGTTTCCAGCCATGTTTAATACCAGCAGCGACAAATTCTTTTGCTTCAAAGACAGCATCTTTCACAGTCATCCCATTTGCTAAATTAGCTGTTACACTAGCTGCAAAAGTACAACCTGCACCATGGTTATAAGTCGTATCTACTTTTTCTGTTTCTAGTAAATAGAATTTATCCCCATCGAAGAATAAATCAACTGCTTTATCTGTTGATAGAGCACGGCCACCTTTAATCACGACGTTTTTAGCACCAAGTGCATGAATTTTTTCTGCCGCTATTTTTAACTCATCAATGGTTTTTGGTGTACCAGTGCCAGCCAATTGTCCAGATTCAAAAAGGTTCGGCGTTGTTACTAATGCGTGAGGTAATAAAAATTCAATCATTGCATCAACAGTACCTGGATTTAATACTTCATCTTCACCTTTACATACCATCACAGGATCAATTACGACATTTTTCACGCCTGATGCCGCTATTGCTTCACCTGAAGTTTGTATAACTTCCTCAGTTGATAGCATACCTGTTTTTAAAGCATCGATTCCAGTGGAAAATGCAGTTTTTAATTGAGCTTTTAATACATCAATCGGTAAAGTGTAAACGCCATGGTTCCAGTTGTTATCTGGATCCATTGTTGCAATCACTGTGACTGCTGCCATACCGTAAGTATTATGCTCTTCAAATGCTTTTAAATCAGCTTCTAATCCTGCACCACCAGATGCATCAGATCCGGCAATCGTTAATGTTTTTTTCAACAACTTACATCGAACTCCTTTTACGTTTGTATAGTAATTGTAGGATAAGTTTAAAGTAAAACTGATAGTTTAAAAATAGCCAGAATCTAATAAAATTATGTGGTCAGAAACTTTTCTTCAAACAATGTATTTATCATGGGTAACGATGTTCATATTAATCGCTCTAATTTTTGTCGATATTACGCTGTTTTGCGACTATCACGCTAGATTTTATGTCTAAATCGATAAACTTTGTGACAATATTGCCCAAGCTTGAATCTAGACATTAATCATCCATTGAAATTTCATTCTTAATAAAGTACCGTGAAAGATAGAGGTGTTATGGAATGAAAAAAATATTTGAGAATGATTGGCAAGAAATTCTTGCAGATGAATTTGAAAAACCATATTATCAACAGCTCAAAAAATTTGTTGCACAGGAATATCATACAACTACAGTGTTTCCACCAAAAGAAGAAGTCATGAATGCATTTTATGTGAGCTATCAAGATATAAAAGTTGTTATTTTAGGACAGGATCCGTATCATGGACCTGGACAAGCTCATGGTATGTGCTTCTCAGTTAAACCTGGTGTTCCACATCCTCCGAGCCTTCGAAGTATTTTTCAAGAATTACAGAGTGATATAGGTTGTCCTATTCCAAGAGATGGTTATTTAATGAAATGGGCAAAACAAGGAGTATTTCTTTTAAATACAGTACTAACAGTCCGTCAAGGTGAAGCCAATTCACATAAAGGAATGGGTTGGGAGCAGTTTACAGATGCAGTTATAGAAAAATTAGCGGCGAGACAGGACCCGATCATTTTTGTACTATGGGGAAGACCTGCCCAATCTAAACAGTCTATTATCAAGCAATACGGTGCACATCATGTCATACTACAAGCACCTCATCCAAGTCCTTTAAGTGCACATAGAGGTTTTTTTGGAAGTAAGCCATTTTCTAAAATAAATGATCAACTTAAATCTTGGGGGAAGCAACCGATTGACTGGTGTATAGAATAATATAAAAGATTACATAAAACTTAAAAGACAAGCTTTCTTCTCTCTTAGGAATCTGATAAAGTGTACTAGAAAGTGAGGGAAGAGTTGTGCGAATCAATTGTTTTCAATGTCAATATTTTAAAGTTACTTGGGACCAAAACAGACCTCGTGGATGTACAGCCTATGGATTTAAAACAAAGCAGCTTCCTTCAGTAGTTGTAAAACAGTCTTCTGGTATGGAATGCATGAAGTTTGTGCCCAAAATACAGGAGGGAAAACGATGATCTCTGTCGATACAATAATTAATGAAATCGAAAAACATACACGTATTGCAAAGGGTGCAAAGGATAACCAACAAAAACGTGAGCATATCGTTGCAATCCGTGCATTATGCGATGTACTATTAGCTGAGCAAAATTCTAACACGGTGACATTCCAAAAAAATGAGGAATTAGATAACGTTCAATCGATACAAATGAAGAATAATATAGCATCATTGCCTTCAAATAAATTAAAAGAAGAGGATGCGAACGGTGAGTCTTTGTTTGATTTTTAATAAATAAAAAACAAAATCAAAGGAAATTGAGGGAAGTAAAAATGAAAGGTTCGATTATTTCAGGTGCTATTTATGGTTTCCTTGCTGTGGCATTAGGAGCCTTTGGAGCACATGCACTAAAAACTGTATTAGATGATTATGGAGTAGGGATTTGGAATACTGCTGTTCAATATCAAATGTTTCATGCTACAGCGATTCTCATAATAGGTGTATTGATGAGTGCGAAAATTCTTGGTTCAAGTGCATCATTAAAATGGGCAGCTATATGTATGAATATAGGAATCATCATTTTTGCTGGAAGTTTGTATACTTTGGCATTATCAGGGATTAAAGTTTTGGGAGCAATAACACCAATCGGTGGGGTGTTCTTTTTAATTGGATGGGTGCTACTAATTATTTCTACATTAAAACACGCAAAATAAAACAGGTATTAAAGAATCACAATGTAAAAAAACATTGTGGTTCTTTTTTCTTTAGAATCCGTTGGGATGTATTAGAAGTACTCAGGATACTTACTAACTATTGAATTATGATTAATATAGGATAAATGTATATTTAAGTATGTCTAAATAATCTATTAAACAATACGCTAAGTAACATTCGTTCATTAAATAAGGTAAACTATTAATAATATAATATTTGGTAGAATAGTTTTATAAAGGTTAGAGATTTTAAAAGAAGGGGTTGTCAAGAGTGGAAAACCTAATAATGGGTTTAGATAAAGTGTTTGAAGAAATGGTATCAATTAGACGATATATACATGCAAATCCTGAACTGTCATTCCACGAGGTACATACACCTGCATATATTGCAGAATTCCATCGTGAATTAGGGCTGGATGTGCGAGATGGTGTAGGTGGTAGAGGGGTTGTTGCAACACTTAGAGGTGCAAAACCAGGGAAAACCGTTGCATTAAGAGCTGATTTTGATGCACTTGCCATCCAAGAATTAAATGATCTTCCTTATAAATCAAAGGTTGATGGTGTCATGCACGCCTGTGGTCATGATGGCCACACAGCTACTCTATTAGGGCTTGCAAAAGTTTTAAAAGAGATGCAAGAAGAACTAGCGGGAAATGTAGTATTTATTCACCAGTTTGCGGAAGAAATTGCTCCAGGTGGGGCAAAACCTATGATTGAAGACGGTTGCTTAGATGGTGTAGATGTCATTTTTGGCACACATTTATGGGCAACTACTCCTCTAGGTGACATTTGGGTAAAAAATGGACCCATTATGGCAGCAGCTGATCGCTTTGAAATTGAAGTAAAGGGAAAAGGCGGTCATGGTGCAGAGCCACATAATTCAATAGATGCTATTTTACTGGGCTCTCA
Above is a genomic segment from Lysinibacillus sp. PLM2 containing:
- the bshB2 gene encoding bacillithiol biosynthesis deacetylase BshB2 yields the protein MTLQPENHVLVVFPHPDDEAFSSAGTIRLYRNMGIPVTYACLTLGEMGRNLGNPPFATRESLPEIRRKELIAACEAMGIEDLRMMGLRDKTVEFEDDEKMVKLVTDLINELNPSLIITFYPGYAVHPDHEATARAVVEAVRRMEKSVRPRIYAAAFANNTVDDLGLPTIVHDVKSVRKDKEAALIAHKSQTAWMMEETIHRIEEGKPMSDSWFNIESYYLYTFND
- a CDS encoding uracil-DNA glycosylase, whose protein sequence is MKKIFENDWQEILADEFEKPYYQQLKKFVAQEYHTTTVFPPKEEVMNAFYVSYQDIKVVILGQDPYHGPGQAHGMCFSVKPGVPHPPSLRSIFQELQSDIGCPIPRDGYLMKWAKQGVFLLNTVLTVRQGEANSHKGMGWEQFTDAVIEKLAARQDPIIFVLWGRPAQSKQSIIKQYGAHHVILQAPHPSPLSAHRGFFGSKPFSKINDQLKSWGKQPIDWCIE
- a CDS encoding DUF423 domain-containing protein gives rise to the protein MKGSIISGAIYGFLAVALGAFGAHALKTVLDDYGVGIWNTAVQYQMFHATAILIIGVLMSAKILGSSASLKWAAICMNIGIIIFAGSLYTLALSGIKVLGAITPIGGVFFLIGWVLLIISTLKHAK
- the thiD gene encoding hydroxymethylpyrimidine/phosphomethylpyrimidine kinase, with product MLKKTLTIAGSDASGGAGLEADLKAFEEHNTYGMAAVTVIATMDPDNNWNHGVYTLPIDVLKAQLKTAFSTGIDALKTGMLSTEEVIQTSGEAIAASGVKNVVIDPVMVCKGEDEVLNPGTVDAMIEFLLPHALVTTPNLFESGQLAGTGTPKTIDELKIAAEKIHALGAKNVVIKGGRALSTDKAVDLFFDGDKFYLLETEKVDTTYNHGAGCTFAASVTANLANGMTVKDAVFEAKEFVAAGIKHGWKLNEFVGPVYHGAKPRLGAPEVTIREI
- a CDS encoding membrane protein, producing MTKKITPYTWFLFLALSILGVFLFITPFNTPDGLKVPIAYLANMLSSAVMPFIHWFAFAVFIIAAIGSIIMQFIPRKERHTIFDSLFRVNWFWTIMRVLAVIFAAMYLFQFGPESLMSDNTSGLLLSPDGGLVTMMFSLFFFAGLLLPLLTDFGLLEFFGSMMVKVMRPLFKIPGRSAIDCLASWVGDGTIGVLLTSRQYEEGNYTAREAATIATTFSVVSITFCFVVLETVDLNNYFLQFYGTVILTGIILAFIMPRVFPLSRKPDLNFDGSKPDENREAIPEGHNVFSLGLQNALEKADSNKNLGRVLASGFKNVLEMWFAITPIIMAFGTIALVLAEYTSFFKILGMPFEPILALLQIPEAGAAAQTMIVGFADMLLPSVLGAGIESDMTRFFIATISVTQLIYMSEVGGLILGTKLPLKIWDLFLIFLIRTLISMPIIALIAHLIF
- the yhaA gene encoding putative amidohydrolase YhaA encodes the protein MENLIMGLDKVFEEMVSIRRYIHANPELSFHEVHTPAYIAEFHRELGLDVRDGVGGRGVVATLRGAKPGKTVALRADFDALAIQELNDLPYKSKVDGVMHACGHDGHTATLLGLAKVLKEMQEELAGNVVFIHQFAEEIAPGGAKPMIEDGCLDGVDVIFGTHLWATTPLGDIWVKNGPIMAAADRFEIEVKGKGGHGAEPHNSIDAILLGSQFITQLQTIVSRRVNPLKQAVISVGHFEAINPFNVIADTAILKGTVRTFDEDIRTFIEHEIEYLLKSVCEGAHANYEYKYFRGYPPVVNHPNETAFIAEIASQIHEVQQVKECDPFMVGEDFAYYLQQVPGTFFITGAKDPTWEVAYPHHHARFNFDERAMLIAAKTLGLATLEYLNK
- the ilvA gene encoding L-threonine dehydratase biosynthetic IlvA codes for the protein MEVADTKTFAVENILKAYHLLKDVVLHTPLQKNEYLSEKYGANIYIKREDLQHVRSFKLRGAYYKIKKIENEARQSGVVCASAGNHAQGVAFACAHLNIKGAIFMPLTTPKQKVDQVRMFGRDSIEIILAGDTFDDSAAAAKDYCEEHEMIFIHPFDDLDVIAGQGTVAVEFMNDIEEPIDYVFGGIGGGGLMSGIAAYVKNLSPSTKIIGVEPAGAASMQAAFENGGPTTLAKIDKFCDGTAVQCVGQKTYEICHQYLDDILLVPEGKVSTTILDLYNKHAIVAEPSGALPISAIDLYADEIKGKSVVAVITGGNNDISRMAEIKEKSLLYEGLLYYFIVNFPQRAGALRQFLTVVLGPNDDITTFEYTKKNNKESGPALVGIEVSKPEDYQGLIDRMRINGFEFTEVNKDSQLFGLLV